AGAGCGATACCTGCCGCCGCGATCGCGTCGCGGATGCGGTCGGCGGCCGCCCAGTCTTTGTCCGTGCGCGCCTGCGCGCGCTGTGCGATCATCGTCTGCACGAGCGCATCGAGAGCGGATGCTGCGGCTCCGCCGTCCGTCGATCTCCACTCAGGCGACAACGGGTTGAGGCCGAGGACGAGAGTCATCTGACTCACATCCGAGACCATCTGCTTGGCCGCATCGTGGTTCCCCGCATCCAGAAGCGCGTTTCCCGAACGGATGCTGTCGTGGATGACGGCGAGCGCCCGCGGTACCCCGAGGTCGTCGTTCATGGCATCCCAGAACTCCGTGGGAAGCCCTTCTTTGCCCTCACCCCAGCCCGGCTTCGCCATTCGTTCTCCCCGCTCGAGGAAGGCACGGATGCGCCCTAGCGCGGCTTCCGCCTCGAGCCATGACGACTCGGTGAGATCGAGGCTCGAGCGATAGTGGGCGGCGGCCAGTGCGTAGCGGACCACGAGCGGATCGTGCTCCGAAATCACTTCGGAGGCGAGCGTGAAGTTGCCGAGCGACTTCGACATCTTCTGTCCGTCCACAGTCACGAGGCCGTTGTGCACCCAGTACCGCGCGAAAGCCTCACCAGCAGCGGTCGACTGCGCGAGCTCGTTCTCGTGGTGCGGAAAGCGCAGATCCAGCCCGCCGCCGTGGATGTCGAACTCTGAACCGAGGTAGCGCTTCGCCATGGCCGAGCACTCGATATGCCAACCGGGTCGTCCCGCGCCCCACGGCGACGCCCAGATCGCGTCGGTCGGCTCATCGGGCTTGGAACCCTTCCAGAGGGCGAAGTCCTGCGGATTGCGCTTGCCTCGAGGGTCCGCGTCTTCGGCCGCCTCCATCGCG
The DNA window shown above is from Microbacterium murale and carries:
- the cysS gene encoding cysteine--tRNA ligase, coding for MTLRLYDTRAQQLRDFVPLDPENVTMYVCGPTVQSGPHIGHVRAALSFDILRRWLTRRFGRVTFVRNVTDIDDKVLVNATEAEPWWALAYRMEREFTAAYAAVGILPPTYEPRATASIPQMQEIIQTLIERGHAYPAPDGSGDVYFDVRSWPQYGALTHQSVDAMEAAEDADPRGKRNPQDFALWKGSKPDEPTDAIWASPWGAGRPGWHIECSAMAKRYLGSEFDIHGGGLDLRFPHHENELAQSTAAGEAFARYWVHNGLVTVDGQKMSKSLGNFTLASEVISEHDPLVVRYALAAAHYRSSLDLTESSWLEAEAALGRIRAFLERGERMAKPGWGEGKEGLPTEFWDAMNDDLGVPRALAVIHDSIRSGNALLDAGNHDAAKQMVSDVSQMTLVLGLNPLSPEWRSTDGGAAASALDALVQTMIAQRAQARTDKDWAAADRIRDAIAAAGIALEDTADGTHWSIDG